Sequence from the Desulfobulbaceae bacterium genome:
ACCAAGCTCTTCTTCAATATGACCAGGATCGCTGTTAGCAACCGCCTCATGCAACTCACCAAGCTCCTCATCCAACTTTCCCAAGGCTTGCTGAATGTCCCGCCATTCAAACCCATTATGCGCAGCACGCTCAGATACCCGTTGCGCACGCCGCAAGCCCGGCAGGCTGCCGGGAACGTTGCGAAGAAGATCGGCTACCGATGAGCCCTCTTTTTTCTCCTTAGCCTTGATTTCATTCCATCGCCGACGTTGATCCTCCTCCGAGGCGACAATTTCGTCACCAAAAACATGAGGGTGGCGTTGAATCATCTTATCAGTGATCCCGACCAGAACCTGCGATAGAGTAAAATGACCCTGTTCCTCAAAAAGCTGATTAACAAAAAGCAGCTGAAAAAAAAGATCCCCGAGTTCTTCCTTCACCATGACGGGGTCATTACGCTCAATAGCCTCGAGCAGTTCGTGTGTCTCTTCAATAAGATAGGACTTAATACTTTCCGGCGTCTGCCTGAGGTCCCACGGGCATCCGTCTGGCTGACGAAGTATCACAATAATATTTCGCAATTC
This genomic interval carries:
- the mazG gene encoding nucleoside triphosphate pyrophosphohydrolase, yielding MPTSGKRFEELRNIIVILRQPDGCPWDLRQTPESIKSYLIEETHELLEAIERNDPVMVKEELGDLFFQLLFVNQLFEEQGHFTLSQVLVGITDKMIQRHPHVFGDEIVASEEDQRRRWNEIKAKEKKEGSSVADLLRNVPGSLPGLRRAQRVSERAAHNGFEWRDIQQALGKLDEELGELHEAVANSDPGHIEEELGDVLFMLVNLGRLTKTNCEEALQRTTSKFIKRFDLIERKAKDTGRSIGELTMDEQLALWNEAKKDLT